One window from the genome of Grus americana isolate bGruAme1 chromosome 2, bGruAme1.mat, whole genome shotgun sequence encodes:
- the TNFRSF11B gene encoding tumor necrosis factor receptor superfamily member 11B has product MNKFLCCTLVLLDVSVKWTIQDDSPPKYPHYSPGTSRQLLCDQCPPGSYVKQHCTATSPTQCAPCPDQYYAEEWNSNDECQYCNAVCKELQYVKQECTSTQNRVCECIAGRYLELEFCLKHTECPPGFGVAQPGTPESDTVCKRCPEGFFSNETSSKAACVKHTNCSALGFKIALKGNAVRDNVCQENTDTAPQKCGIDVTLCEEAFFRFAVPTHLTPNWLNILADSLPGTKVSTENIERIKQRHSTQEQTFQLMNSWKQQNKEQDMVKKIIQDINLCENSVLRHIGHPNLTFEHLNTLMASLPGKKVGKEDIERTMKLCQPTEQVLKLLNLWRIKNGDQDTIKGLMYGLKHLKTYHFPKPTIQSLKKVIKFLHRFTMYRLYQKLLLEMVGNQIKSVKVRCV; this is encoded by the exons CTCTTGGACGTTTCTGTGAAGTGGACCATCCAGGACGACTCTCCCCCCAAGTATCCCCATTACAGCCCAGGGACATCTCGCCAACTGCTGTGTGACCAGTGCCCTCCTGGGAGCTACGTAAAGCAGCACTGTACAGCCACCAGCCCGACGCAGTGTGCCCCGTGTCCGGATCAGTACTACGCCGAAGAGTGGAACAGCAACGATGAGTGCCAGTACTGCAACGCCGTTTGCAAAGAGCTGCAGTACGTCAAGCAGGAGTGCACCAGCACGCAGAACCGCGTCTGTGAGTGCATTGCAGGCAGATACCTGGAGCTCGAGTTTTGTTTAAAGCACACAGAGTGTCCTCCTGGATTCGGCGTTGCACAGCCAG GTACTCCTGAGAGTGACACTGTATGTAAGAGATGTCCAGAAGGATTTTTCTCAAATGAAACATCATCCAAAGCAGCCTGTGTAAAGCACACGAACTGTAGCGCACTGGGTTTCAAAATAGCATTGAAGGGAAATGCAGTTCGTGACAACGTCTGTCAGGAAAATACAGATACGGCACCTCAGAAATGCGGAATAG ATGTAACCCTGTGCGAGGAGGCTTTCTTCAGGTTTGCTGTTCCTACTCATCTCACACCTAACTGGCTGAACATACTAGCAGACAGTTTGCCTGGGACAAAGGTTAGCACAGAAAATATCGAGAGGATTAAACAAAGGCACAGTACTCAAGAGCAGACCTTCCAGCTTATGAACTCAtggaagcagcaaaacaaagaacaggATATGGTCAAGAAGATTATTCAAG ATATCAATCTTTGCGAAAATAGTGTCTTAAGGCATATTGGCCACCCGAATCTCACCTTTGAACATCTCAACACACTGATGGCAAGCTTACCAGGCAAGAAAGTGGGAAAAGAAGATATTGAGCGCACAATGAAACTATGTCAACCTACAGAGCAAGTTCTGAAGCTTCTCAATCTGTGGAGAATAAAGAATGGCGACCAAGACACCATTAAAGGTTTAATGTATGGACTGAAGCACTTGAAAACATACCACTTTCCAAAACCAACCATCCAAAGTCTGAAGAAGGTGATTAAGTTTCTTCACAGATTTACAATGTATAGATTATACCAGAAACTCCTTTTAGAAATGGTAGGGAACCAAATTAAATCAGTGAAAGTTAGATGTGTCTAa